The following coding sequences lie in one Cannabis sativa cultivar Pink pepper isolate KNU-18-1 chromosome 5, ASM2916894v1, whole genome shotgun sequence genomic window:
- the LOC115716984 gene encoding homeobox protein knotted-1-like 7 — protein MQEAGGLGMMNNMNINISSSGGGDVSISGDQDRQVKAEIVTHPLYEQLLAAHVSCLRVATPIDQLPLIDAQLAQSHHLLRSYASLAHSNNLSHHDRQDLDNFLAQYLIVLCTFKEQLQQHVRIHAVEAVMACREIENTLQALTGVSLGEGTGATMSDDEDELLMGQMDYLDRSSGGHGDHINNNDMMMGFGPLLPTESERSLMERVRHELKIELKQGFKSRIEDVREEILRKRRAGKLPGDTTTVLKNWWQQHSKWPYPTEDDKAKLVEETGLQLKQINNWFINQRKRNWHSNSQSVTSLKSKRKR, from the exons ATGCAAGAAGCAGGTGGGCttggaatgatgaacaatatgAACATTAATATTAGTTCAAGTGGCGGTGGTGATGTTTCCATCTCCGGCGACCAGGATCGGCAGGTCAAGGCTGAGATCGTGACTCATCCTTTGTATGAGCAGTTGTTGGCGGCTCACGTGTCTTGTCTGCGCGTGGCCACACCCATCGATCAGTTGCCGTTGATCGATGCTCAGTTAGCTCAGTCCCACCACTTGCTCCGTTCTTACGCTTCCCTTGCTCATTCTAACAACCTTTCCCACCATGACCGTCAAGACCTCGACAATTTCTtg gcACAATACTTGATAGTATTATGTACTTTTAAAGAACAACTTCAACAACATGTGAGAATCCATGCCGTTGAAGCAGTCATGGCTTGCCGTGAAATTGAGAACACCTTACAAGCTCTCACAG GAGTAAGTTTGGGAGAAGGAACGGGTGCAACAATGTCAGACGATGAGGATGAATTATTAATGGGTCAGATGGATTACTTAGATCGATCTTCTGGTGGTCATGGGgatcatatcaataataatgATATGATGATGGGATTTGGTCCTTTACTTCCCACTGAGTCTGAGAGGTCTTTAATGGAGAGAGTTCGCCATGAATTAAAGATTGAACTCAAGCag GGTTTTAAGTCAAGAATTGAAGATGTAAGAGAAGAGATACTAAGAAAAAGAAGAGCAGGAAAGTTGCCTGGGGACACAACTACGGTCCTGAAGAATTGGTGGCAACAACATTCAAAGTGGCCCTACCCAACT GAAGACGACAAGGCAAAGCTGGTGGAGGAAACAGGATTGCAATTGAAGCAAATTAACAACTGGTTTATCAACCAAAGAAAGCGTAATTGGCACAGCAACTCTCAGTCTGTCACTTCTCTCAAATCTAAGCGCAAACGATGA